The following coding sequences are from one Macaca nemestrina isolate mMacNem1 chromosome 1, mMacNem.hap1, whole genome shotgun sequence window:
- the LOC105497816 gene encoding HORMA domain-containing protein 1 isoform X3 gives MATAQLQRTPMSALVFPNKISTEHQSLVLVKRLLAVSVSCITYLRGIFPECAYGTRYLDDLCVKILREDKNCPGSTQLVKWMLGCYDALQKKYLRMVVLAVYTNPEDPQTISECYQFKFKYTNNGPLMDFISKNQSNESSMSSTDTKKASILLIRKIYILMQNLGPLPNDVCLTMKLFYYDEVTPPDYQPPGFKDGDCEGVIFEGEPMYLNVGEVSTPFHIFKVKVTTERERMENIDSTILSPKQIKTPFQKILRDKDVEDEQEHYTSDDLDMETKMEEQEKNPASSELGEPSLVCEEDEIMRSKESPDLSISHSQVEQLVNKTSELDMSESKTRSGKVFQNKMVLHHFDSSSQESVPKRRKFSEPKEHI, from the exons ATGGCCACTGCCCAGCTGCAGAGGACTCCCATG AGTGCACTGGTATTTCCCAATAAGATATCAACTGAACACCAGTCTTTGGTGTTAGTGAAGAGGCTCCTAGCAGTTTCAGTATCCTGTATCACGTATTTGAGAGGAATATTCCCAGAATGCGCTTATGGAACAAGATATCTAGATg ATCTTTGTGTCAAAATACTGAGAGAAGATAAAAATTGCCCAGGATCCACACAGTTAGTGAAATG gatgcTAGGATGTTATGAtgctttacagaaaaaatat CTAAGGATGGTTGTTCTAGct gtATACACAAACCCAGAAGATCCTCAG aCAATTTCAGAATGTTACCAATTCAAATTCAAATACACCAATAATGGACCACTCATGGACTTCATAAG TAAAAACCAAAGCAATGAATCTAGCATGTCATCTACCGACACCAAGAAAGCAAGCATTCTCCTCATTCGCAAGATTTATATCCTAATGCAAAATCTGGGGCCTTTACCTAATGATGTTTGTTTGACCATGAAACTTTTTTACTACGATGAAG TTACACCCCCAGATTACCAGCCTCCTGGTTTTAAGGATGGTGATTGTGAAGGAGTTATATTTGAAGGGGAGCCTATGTATTTAAATGTGGGAGAAGTCTCAACACCTTTTCACATCTTCAAAGTAAAAGTGACCACTGAGAGAGAACGAATGGAAAATATTGATTCAACTATACTAtcaccaaaacaaataaaaacaccatTTCAAAAAATCCTGAGGGACAAAGATGTAGAAGATGAACAGGAGCATTATACAAGT GATGATTTGGACATGGAAACTAAAAtggaagaacaggaaaaaaaccCTGCATCTTCTGAACTTGGAG aaccAAGTTTAGTTTGTGAGGAAGATGAAATTATGAGGTCTAAAGAAAGTCCAGATCTTTCCATTTCTCATTCTCAG gttgAGCAGTTAGTCAACAAAACATCTGAACTTGATATGTCTGAAAGCAAAACAAGAAGTGGAAAAGTCTTTCAGaataaaatg